Proteins encoded by one window of Geobacter sp. DSM 9736:
- a CDS encoding mechanosensitive ion channel family protein: protein MDSFIELYRVQPGDNLYLFWLKELLVATLILSAFWIAARVLRRVAATWGGRLTSFTSTDLDDRILQRVIPPASLLVILAGLHYSLRSLPLPVGLLKIASGTIFVAAMVILTNVAYRAADETLKWYSGRLSEAESGDVTRQVIPLVEKLISIFLVGTALIITLKHFNYDILSLVTALGIGSLAIGMAAKDTLANMISGFTIMLDRPFRIGDRIKPGSDLIGDVVDIGLRSTKLKTLDNTYLIIPNSTLCNSNVLNLSLPNVRGTGRVNVGVAYGTDVEKVKSLLVEAAMELPEVLHDPAPAAFLTAFGDNALQMALTFWAEDQTKVFSITDMINTKILNRFRDEGIVIPYPTRTVIIEKEL, encoded by the coding sequence GTGGATAGCTTCATCGAGCTTTACCGGGTACAGCCCGGGGACAACCTCTACCTTTTCTGGCTCAAGGAGCTGCTGGTTGCGACACTCATCCTCTCGGCGTTCTGGATTGCCGCGCGAGTGTTGCGCAGGGTTGCTGCCACCTGGGGGGGAAGACTTACATCCTTCACTTCGACGGATCTGGACGACAGGATTCTGCAACGTGTCATCCCCCCGGCTTCGCTGCTCGTCATTCTTGCCGGGCTGCACTACTCACTAAGGTCTCTTCCGCTCCCAGTCGGGCTGTTGAAAATAGCTTCTGGAACTATTTTCGTCGCAGCCATGGTCATCCTGACCAATGTGGCTTATCGGGCTGCGGACGAGACCCTCAAATGGTATTCCGGGCGTCTTTCAGAAGCCGAGAGCGGTGATGTTACCCGCCAGGTGATCCCGCTGGTCGAGAAGCTGATAAGTATATTTCTTGTCGGCACAGCGCTGATCATCACTCTCAAGCATTTCAATTACGACATCCTTTCCCTGGTTACCGCTCTCGGCATCGGCTCCCTTGCAATAGGCATGGCTGCCAAGGACACTCTTGCCAACATGATTTCAGGGTTCACGATCATGCTGGACCGTCCTTTCCGTATCGGTGACCGGATCAAGCCGGGAAGCGACCTGATAGGGGACGTCGTGGATATCGGCCTGCGCAGCACGAAGCTCAAAACCCTTGACAACACTTACCTCATCATTCCCAACTCCACACTTTGCAACAGCAACGTTTTGAATCTCTCGCTCCCCAACGTGAGAGGGACGGGGAGGGTGAATGTCGGAGTCGCTTACGGAACCGATGTGGAGAAAGTGAAGAGCTTGCTCGTTGAAGCGGCCATGGAGTTGCCGGAGGTGCTGCATGACCCTGCCCCCGCAGCCTTTCTGACGGCCTTTGGGGATAATGCCCTCCAGATGGCGCTGACCTTCTGGGCGGAGGACCAGACCAAGGTATTTTCGATCACTGACATGATCAACACAAAAATCCTGAACCGTTTCCGCGACGAGGGAATTGTCATTCCCTATCCGACCAGAACGGTCATTATAGAAAAGGAACTATGA
- the gap gene encoding type I glyceraldehyde-3-phosphate dehydrogenase: protein MALRVGINGFGRIGRSVIRAAAKANDLEFVAINDLTDAQTLAHLLKYDSIHGIYPGTVETKGNELVVDGKPIKVLAVKNPEELPWKELKVDVVLESTGLFTSREKADLHIKAGAKKVIISAPATGEDITIVMGVNHNLYDPAKHHVISNASCTTNCLAPVAKVLHENFGIEKGLVTTVHSYTNDQRILDLPHKDLRRARAAAQSMIPTSTGAAKAVSLVLPELKGKLDGMAIRVPTPNVSVVDLVATLKQPTDVEKVNAALKAAANGPLKGILGFEEQPLVSIDFNGNPLSSIVDAACTKVLDGNMVKVLSWYDNETGFSYRVVDLIKLIGA from the coding sequence ATGGCATTGCGAGTAGGCATCAACGGTTTCGGCAGGATCGGCCGCAGCGTTATCCGAGCTGCTGCCAAGGCGAATGACCTTGAATTCGTAGCTATTAATGATTTGACGGATGCGCAAACCCTGGCGCACCTGCTTAAATACGATTCCATTCACGGAATTTATCCGGGAACGGTCGAGACGAAGGGAAACGAACTGGTTGTTGATGGAAAACCGATCAAAGTTCTTGCTGTAAAAAATCCGGAAGAACTCCCCTGGAAAGAGCTGAAAGTCGACGTGGTGCTTGAATCGACCGGCCTATTCACTTCCAGGGAAAAGGCCGACCTCCATATCAAGGCGGGAGCAAAGAAAGTAATCATATCAGCCCCTGCAACCGGCGAAGACATTACCATAGTCATGGGGGTCAATCACAACCTCTACGATCCGGCCAAGCACCATGTAATCTCCAACGCCTCCTGCACGACCAACTGCCTCGCTCCCGTCGCAAAAGTCCTCCATGAGAACTTCGGAATTGAAAAAGGTCTGGTAACTACTGTCCACTCGTACACGAATGATCAGCGAATCCTCGATCTTCCTCACAAGGACCTGCGCCGGGCAAGGGCTGCCGCTCAGTCAATGATACCGACTTCCACCGGTGCCGCGAAAGCCGTATCCCTCGTCCTTCCCGAATTGAAGGGCAAGCTCGACGGTATGGCCATCCGCGTCCCCACTCCCAACGTCTCGGTGGTGGACCTTGTAGCAACGTTAAAGCAGCCTACAGACGTTGAGAAGGTTAATGCGGCTCTCAAGGCCGCAGCCAACGGCCCGCTCAAAGGCATTCTCGGATTCGAAGAGCAACCGCTTGTGTCAATAGACTTCAATGGCAATCCTCTCTCCTCCATCGTTGACGCCGCCTGCACGAAGGTTCTCGACGGCAACATGGTCAAGGTCCTTTCCTGGTACGACAACGAAACCGGGTTCTCCTACCGGGTGGTAGATCTCATCAAGCTGATCGGCGCCTGA
- the pgk gene encoding phosphoglycerate kinase, protein MAIQYIDQIENLNGKKIFMRVDFNVPLDDNQNITEDTRIRAVLPTITYALDRKAKVVLASHLGRPKGERKSKYSMAPAAERLSQLLGKKVTLAPDCIGDEVARLTDAMQPGDIIMLENVRFYPGEEKNDEEFARALADGCEIYVNDAFAVSHRAHASVEAITRFFPVVTAGFLMKNEMTYFEKVMTNPVRPLVAILGGAKVSGKLEVLESLCTKVDKIIIGGGMAFTFLKALGNNVGKSLVEEELIDTAMRVLNMSRERGIKFLLPVDCVVADRFSADAETKITTVQEIPQDWMALDIGPASVKLFSDELKDAETIVWNGPMGVFEMDAFAKGTFDMVSAVADSSAITIVGGGDTDVAVQRGGQASKISYISTGGGAFLELLEGKKLPGIKVLEEKGTK, encoded by the coding sequence ATGGCAATTCAGTACATCGATCAGATCGAAAACCTCAACGGCAAGAAGATATTCATGAGGGTGGACTTTAACGTTCCCCTCGACGATAACCAGAACATTACCGAAGACACACGCATCCGTGCGGTCCTCCCTACCATAACCTATGCTCTCGACCGAAAAGCCAAGGTGGTCCTGGCTTCCCATCTCGGCAGGCCAAAGGGTGAGCGAAAATCCAAATATTCGATGGCTCCAGCAGCAGAAAGGCTATCCCAATTGTTGGGCAAGAAGGTTACCCTGGCACCGGACTGCATCGGAGATGAGGTTGCAAGGCTGACAGATGCCATGCAACCGGGCGACATAATCATGCTGGAGAATGTTCGCTTCTATCCCGGCGAAGAAAAGAATGACGAAGAATTTGCACGAGCTCTCGCCGACGGTTGTGAGATCTACGTGAACGACGCCTTCGCCGTTTCCCACAGGGCACATGCGTCCGTAGAGGCAATCACACGGTTCTTTCCAGTCGTGACAGCGGGCTTTCTCATGAAAAATGAAATGACCTACTTCGAGAAGGTCATGACGAACCCTGTCCGTCCTCTCGTAGCCATTCTGGGTGGGGCCAAGGTGTCCGGCAAACTGGAAGTTCTGGAAAGCCTTTGCACAAAGGTAGACAAGATTATCATCGGCGGGGGTATGGCCTTCACCTTTCTCAAAGCGCTTGGTAACAATGTAGGAAAATCCCTGGTCGAAGAGGAACTTATCGACACGGCGATGAGGGTGCTCAATATGTCGCGTGAGAGAGGGATCAAGTTTCTTCTCCCTGTCGATTGTGTCGTCGCAGACCGATTCAGCGCCGACGCAGAGACAAAAATAACCACCGTCCAGGAGATACCCCAGGATTGGATGGCCCTCGACATAGGACCTGCATCGGTAAAGCTCTTCAGCGATGAGTTAAAGGACGCGGAGACTATCGTCTGGAACGGCCCGATGGGGGTATTCGAGATGGATGCATTTGCCAAGGGAACGTTCGACATGGTTTCTGCCGTGGCTGATTCAAGTGCAATCACCATTGTCGGAGGTGGTGACACCGACGTGGCAGTTCAACGTGGCGGGCAGGCAAGCAAGATCAGCTACATCTCTACTGGCGGAGGAGCGTTTCTTGAACTTCTCGAGGGGAAAAAGCTCCCAGGCATAAAGGTATTGGAAGAGAAGGGAACGAAGTAA
- the purB gene encoding adenylosuccinate lyase → MIERYSRAEMARIWEPENRFRKWLDIEIYACEAHAELGNIPSDAVERIKGKASFDVERIDEIEKVVKHDVIAFLTSVSDYIGEDSRFVHLGLTSSDVLDTSFAMLLAEAADMIIDDIKRLMEVIRKRAFEHKVTPMIGRSHGIHAEPVTFGLKMALWHDEMKRNLRRMEAARETIAYGKISGAVGTFANIEPFVEEYVCKKAGLKPAPCSTQVIQRDRHAEFFSTLAIVASSIEKFAVEIRHLQRTEVLEAEEFFSKGQKGSSAMPHKRNPVLSENLTGLARLIRGYAVSAMENVALWHERDISHSSVERVIGPDATILMDFMLNRTIGLIENLVVYPENMLKNLNLMGGLFNSQRVLLKLATAGASRERAYELVQRNAMKVWEQKKDLMEELLADADVRAFLSEQDIREAFDLNYHLKHVDTIFTRVFGG, encoded by the coding sequence GTGATCGAACGTTATAGCCGCGCAGAAATGGCCCGCATCTGGGAACCGGAGAACCGGTTTCGAAAATGGCTGGATATCGAGATTTATGCATGCGAGGCCCATGCAGAACTCGGCAATATCCCAAGCGATGCGGTGGAGCGGATAAAGGGTAAAGCCTCTTTCGACGTTGAGCGGATCGATGAGATAGAAAAGGTCGTAAAGCATGATGTAATCGCTTTTCTAACGTCAGTGTCCGACTACATCGGCGAAGATTCACGTTTCGTTCACCTCGGGCTCACTTCGTCTGATGTGCTCGACACCTCCTTCGCGATGCTGCTTGCCGAAGCGGCCGACATGATCATCGATGACATCAAGCGGCTTATGGAGGTCATCCGGAAGCGGGCCTTCGAACACAAGGTGACCCCTATGATCGGACGTTCCCATGGCATTCATGCCGAGCCGGTCACCTTCGGCCTGAAGATGGCGCTATGGCATGACGAGATGAAACGGAATCTTCGAAGAATGGAAGCAGCCCGTGAAACCATCGCCTACGGCAAGATCTCAGGTGCGGTCGGCACTTTCGCCAATATCGAGCCGTTTGTGGAAGAGTATGTCTGTAAAAAGGCCGGCCTGAAGCCGGCTCCCTGCTCTACTCAGGTAATTCAGCGCGACCGGCATGCCGAATTTTTTTCGACACTCGCTATTGTCGCATCTTCCATCGAAAAGTTTGCAGTGGAGATACGCCACCTGCAACGGACTGAAGTGCTGGAAGCCGAGGAGTTCTTCAGCAAGGGGCAGAAGGGATCGTCGGCAATGCCCCACAAGCGGAACCCGGTCCTTTCGGAGAACCTTACCGGTTTGGCGAGGCTTATCCGCGGCTATGCCGTATCGGCCATGGAAAATGTGGCTCTCTGGCACGAGAGGGATATCTCCCATTCCTCGGTCGAGCGGGTGATAGGACCGGATGCAACTATACTCATGGACTTCATGCTGAACAGGACCATCGGCCTGATCGAGAACCTGGTGGTTTATCCGGAGAACATGCTGAAGAACCTGAACTTGATGGGTGGATTGTTCAACTCCCAGCGGGTATTGCTCAAGCTGGCCACGGCAGGAGCTTCCCGAGAGCGTGCATATGAACTGGTCCAGCGTAACGCGATGAAGGTGTGGGAGCAGAAGAAGGATCTGATGGAAGAGCTGCTGGCCGATGCAGACGTACGTGCATTCCTCTCCGAACAGGATATCCGCGAGGCATTCGACCTCAACTACCATCTGAAGCACGTGGATACAATATTCACGAGGGTATTTGGTGGATAG
- a CDS encoding MBL fold metallo-hydrolase, which produces MRVCLLASGSKGNAIFVETGDTRLLVDAGLSAREITSRLAQIGVCGEDLDAILISHEHSDHTRGAGTLARKYKVPLFISYPTCRESERVLGGKAPRVEFESGYTFGLKDIQVDPFPITHDACDPVGFLIESSEGRIGIATDLGCVTALVREKLKNSRMLVIESNHDEEMLIKGPYPWHLKQRIKSRHGHLSNIDSVTLLDDLIHPGLEAVFLAHLSEVNNDPAVALGVAEAFLSGQSICSPRLVVGNQYRVSQVVTA; this is translated from the coding sequence GTGCGAGTGTGTCTGCTCGCCAGCGGCAGCAAGGGGAACGCCATCTTTGTGGAAACCGGCGACACCAGGCTGCTAGTGGATGCCGGACTTTCTGCTCGGGAAATCACTAGCCGGCTGGCACAGATCGGTGTCTGCGGAGAGGACCTGGATGCTATTCTCATAAGTCACGAGCACTCCGACCACACCCGTGGAGCCGGCACTCTGGCCAGGAAATACAAGGTGCCGCTATTCATCAGCTATCCCACCTGCAGAGAAAGCGAGCGGGTACTGGGGGGAAAAGCTCCAAGGGTAGAATTCGAATCGGGGTACACATTCGGCCTGAAGGATATTCAGGTCGATCCTTTTCCAATTACGCATGATGCGTGCGACCCGGTTGGCTTTCTCATCGAAAGCTCCGAAGGGAGAATCGGAATCGCAACCGACTTGGGGTGCGTTACCGCCCTCGTGAGAGAGAAACTGAAAAACTCACGGATGCTCGTTATCGAATCGAATCATGACGAAGAAATGCTCATAAAGGGTCCCTACCCGTGGCACCTCAAGCAGAGGATAAAGTCCCGTCATGGTCACCTTTCGAACATTGACTCCGTTACGTTGCTCGATGATCTCATTCATCCAGGGCTTGAAGCGGTATTTCTTGCCCACCTTTCGGAAGTAAACAATGATCCCGCTGTTGCCCTGGGAGTTGCCGAAGCTTTCCTCTCGGGCCAGAGCATATGTTCTCCCCGACTGGTCGTCGGGAATCAGTACCGGGTAAGTCAGGTAGTCACCGCATAG
- a CDS encoding ATP-binding protein: MKNTLEKRIILFAFLILFLTILANTGMDIAAYRRDYLHALIFSSQSLGAALKGNVEKVTRLGIDVRDIPEINDKCREVVESNPPLGDYCIITDAEGRVLYLNDPDFRDLRFENVVKSVRSDSAKQVRVIRRGSDRFFDTVTPIRTAEGKVVAVAHIGFPESEVTSRVQTIVLRSLLILAFSFLVAFTLVIIFVKRSIIQPISSLLHGVKKISEGSFDTRIEEVKVYEFSELAKNINFMSESLKYREEEIQKNYKELEGTHQKLRTSYQQLEKLSLELERSEDLYKSLMEDSSDAILVVGGDEQVKMVNKMAEDFFGYTAQEVVGLPLTKLLLLLNIENVPRIHKIFREGLNGRHLADEMQFVKKGGEAVLGRVNISSIRSESQALVQAIFRDITKEREILNNLGKSAADLARLNKMKDSFLGLASHELKTPLTVIMGYAELILTDMADKMEPTVVEMVENIANAASRLDNIVKDMVDVSMIDEKKLQLKLDDVNMNSIIEAAAGELRFFFMMRNQHLNLQLDDSIPVVRGDRLRLTQLISNLLGNAIKFTPDGGTITVTSSAKYLLRTRQQESEAVPKVVNIGKEHHLYVEIVVRDTGIGIDLEDQLRIFEKFYEVGKIEEHSSGKVAFKAKGAGLGLAIAKGIVEMHGGEVWVESPGYNPVKYPGSSFHILLPLNPLLGDATLDYMNLLR; this comes from the coding sequence ATGAAAAACACACTCGAAAAAAGAATAATTCTCTTCGCATTCCTCATCCTCTTCCTGACAATTCTGGCGAACACCGGAATGGATATCGCCGCCTACCGCAGAGACTACCTGCATGCTCTCATTTTCAGCTCACAAAGTCTCGGAGCAGCACTAAAAGGGAATGTGGAAAAGGTCACCCGGCTCGGCATCGATGTCCGGGATATTCCTGAAATCAACGATAAATGCCGCGAGGTGGTTGAAAGCAATCCACCTCTGGGCGACTACTGCATTATTACGGATGCTGAGGGAAGGGTGCTCTACCTGAACGATCCGGATTTCAGGGATCTGCGATTTGAAAATGTCGTCAAATCTGTCAGGTCAGATTCAGCTAAACAGGTCAGGGTTATAAGGCGCGGAAGCGACCGCTTCTTCGATACCGTTACTCCTATCAGGACTGCTGAGGGTAAAGTAGTTGCAGTTGCTCATATCGGTTTTCCCGAAAGCGAGGTGACGTCGCGGGTCCAGACCATCGTTCTCCGTTCGCTACTTATACTGGCTTTTTCGTTCCTCGTTGCCTTCACGCTAGTCATCATATTCGTCAAGAGGAGTATCATCCAGCCGATATCGTCGCTTTTACATGGGGTGAAGAAGATCTCGGAAGGATCTTTCGATACGAGAATCGAAGAGGTGAAGGTTTACGAATTCAGTGAATTAGCAAAGAACATAAACTTCATGTCGGAATCTCTGAAATATCGTGAGGAGGAGATTCAGAAGAATTACAAGGAGCTTGAAGGGACCCACCAGAAACTTAGGACCTCTTATCAGCAGCTCGAAAAGCTGAGCCTTGAGCTTGAACGATCGGAAGATCTTTACAAGTCGCTCATGGAGGATTCCAGCGACGCCATCCTAGTCGTAGGTGGCGACGAGCAGGTCAAAATGGTCAACAAAATGGCGGAGGATTTCTTCGGGTACACCGCACAAGAAGTCGTAGGCCTGCCCCTGACCAAGCTTCTCCTTCTGTTGAACATCGAGAATGTTCCTCGGATCCACAAGATATTTCGTGAGGGTCTGAATGGGAGGCATCTTGCCGACGAAATGCAGTTTGTTAAAAAAGGGGGGGAAGCAGTCCTTGGGCGAGTCAACATCAGTAGCATCCGGAGCGAGAGCCAGGCACTGGTGCAGGCAATTTTCCGTGACATCACCAAGGAACGAGAGATCCTCAACAACCTCGGGAAAAGTGCCGCCGATCTGGCAAGGCTCAACAAGATGAAGGATTCCTTTCTCGGCTTGGCATCGCACGAGCTGAAGACACCGCTCACAGTGATCATGGGATATGCGGAGCTTATTCTCACCGACATGGCGGACAAGATGGAGCCGACCGTGGTCGAAATGGTGGAAAATATAGCTAACGCAGCTTCACGTCTCGATAACATTGTCAAGGATATGGTAGATGTCTCAATGATTGACGAGAAGAAGCTGCAGTTGAAGCTCGATGATGTAAACATGAACAGCATCATCGAAGCCGCAGCCGGCGAGCTGCGGTTCTTCTTTATGATGCGAAACCAGCATCTGAATCTGCAGCTCGATGATTCGATACCGGTTGTACGGGGTGATAGGCTCCGCCTGACACAGCTGATTTCAAACCTTCTAGGGAACGCCATTAAGTTCACTCCTGATGGAGGCACAATTACCGTCACGTCCAGTGCAAAATACCTGTTGCGGACCCGGCAGCAGGAATCCGAGGCGGTGCCGAAGGTTGTCAATATCGGCAAGGAGCATCATCTCTATGTGGAGATAGTGGTCAGGGACACCGGCATCGGAATAGATCTTGAGGACCAGCTTCGGATCTTCGAAAAGTTTTACGAGGTCGGCAAAATAGAGGAGCACAGCTCCGGCAAGGTAGCCTTCAAGGCGAAAGGGGCAGGGCTGGGACTCGCTATCGCGAAGGGCATTGTAGAGATGCACGGAGGGGAAGTATGGGTTGAATCCCCCGGGTACAACCCCGTGAAATACCCCGGCTCCTCCTTCCATATCCTACTTCCATTGAACCCACTTCTGGGTGATGCGACGCTTGATTACATGAACCTCTTACGATAA
- the tpiA gene encoding triose-phosphate isomerase, whose protein sequence is MRRPVIAGNWKLFKSSVEARELVGSLLPLVNRTDTVDVVVAPVFTVLATVRDLVQGTNIRLAAQDCFWEEEGAFTGEVSPKMLVDAGCSHVIIGHSERRQYFGDTDDTVNKKLKAALAADLIPLFCVGETLEEREADKTFEVIGRQLKKGLAGIHDDLVSRIVIAYEPVWAIGTGKTASNQQAQEVHAFIRSVLCETRSRTIAESTRILYGGSVKPENIRGLMSQTDIDGALVGGASLKAESFASIVNYGG, encoded by the coding sequence ATGAGAAGGCCAGTGATTGCCGGAAACTGGAAACTATTCAAATCAAGCGTTGAGGCCCGTGAGCTTGTAGGTTCGCTCCTCCCGCTTGTAAACCGTACAGATACCGTCGATGTGGTGGTTGCGCCGGTCTTTACCGTCCTCGCCACCGTTCGTGATCTTGTGCAGGGAACGAACATCCGTCTTGCAGCACAAGATTGTTTCTGGGAAGAGGAGGGAGCTTTCACAGGGGAAGTCTCTCCCAAAATGCTTGTTGATGCCGGCTGCAGCCATGTCATCATCGGCCACTCTGAGCGGCGTCAATACTTCGGTGATACCGACGATACGGTCAATAAGAAACTCAAGGCCGCACTCGCCGCAGATCTGATCCCCCTATTCTGCGTAGGTGAAACGCTTGAGGAACGGGAAGCGGACAAGACCTTTGAAGTGATAGGACGTCAGTTGAAGAAAGGTCTGGCTGGAATTCACGATGACCTCGTCTCCCGCATCGTAATAGCATATGAACCTGTATGGGCGATCGGCACCGGGAAGACTGCGAGCAACCAACAGGCACAAGAGGTACATGCCTTTATCAGAAGCGTACTCTGCGAAACGAGGAGCCGGACCATCGCCGAGTCTACTCGGATTCTTTATGGCGGCAGCGTCAAGCCTGAAAACATCAGGGGGCTCATGTCACAGACCGATATTGATGGCGCTCTTGTGGGAGGTGCAAGCCTTAAAGCTGAATCCTTTGCCTCCATTGTTAACTATGGAGGCTGA